A window of Halobacillus naozhouensis genomic DNA:
AACCGGCTGGCGGCATGTGGTGATAATTTAGCCTGTAGTGGTCTTGATTGACCCGCTCCTCATTCTCTTCTACTGTCGCTGCAGCTTTATTACGTAATTCTCTATCCTTAGCGTTCATGCTATTCCTCCAAGCTTTATAAGTAATGGGCAGCCTTAAAAGGGCTCCTCACTTTTCGTGGCCAGACCTAAGCTAATATGACTTTGAGGGTAAATTATTTTTTCCATTATGACAAGCTTTTCGGTATTATTACCGAACTGAAGGTAGCCTAGGAGTCCCCTAGGCTACCTTCATACATCTACTTATTTTGTTTTTACTGTCATAATACTCGTTTCCCCAGCAGTTGCAGTTTCATGATACGATGGCTCAAACTGTTCAATCACTTCGTCAAAATTTGTAATAATAACTGGCGTCGTGGTACTTTTGGCCTTTTTATTAACAAGATCCATGTCAAATGTAATTAAAGGATCTCCCGGCTGTACGCGGTCCCCAGCGTCAACATGGCCTTCGAACCCTTCCCCTTCCATCGAGACCGTTTCAAGTCCGATATGAACAAGTACTTCTACGCCAGACTTCGTTTTAATTCCCACTGCGTGTTTCGTGGGAAATACTTGAACAACCTCTCCGGCTACGGGAGTGACTACTTTTCCATCTGCAGGTTCAATGGCTACCCCATCCCCCATCATCCGCTGACTGAAAACCGGGTCTGGTACATCATCCAGGGAGACCACTTTCCCTGTTAATGGAGCCACAAACTGGTCCTCTGTACTTTTATTTCCACCAAATAGTTTTTTCAACATGCTAATCAAACCTTTCTATATTGAACAAAGCTACTTATACTTTCCCCTTGATCTCGATCGGTAAACGTGACGGAGTATATTGAGGACCAGCCTGCCCAAATAGAATGATGTCTTTTTACATGAAAAAGGGAGGATAGGACAAACTGATACAAAACAGCCTATCAAGGAGGATCCATATGCATTGGACAAAACCTGAACCTATGTGGAGAGAAGATACGAAGCTGCCCACATTTGAACCGCTAAAGCAATCAACCTCTACACCAATTACTATCGTTGGGGGCGGAATCACTGGAATTACAACAGCCTATATGCTGGCTAAAGAAGGGAAAAAGGTCACCCTCCTGGAAGCAGACGAACTGCTTAATGGCACAACCGGTCATACTACTGCAAAAGTAACGGCCCAACACGGACTTATTTATCACGAGCTTATTCAGCATTTTGGTGAGGAGGGGGCGGCTCTCTATTACCAAGCTCAGGAAGATGCTATCGCATTAATGGAAAAGCATATAAATGACCACTCAATTAAGTGTGATTGGACACGTGAAGACGCCTATATTTTCGCCACGACAGAAAAAGGGGCTAAAAAAATTGAAAGAGAACAGAAAGCTTACGAACGCCTTGATATAGCGGGGGAACATTTCGAAGAACTCCCTTTTGATACAGACACAACAGGAGTCCTGCGGATGCGCAATCAGGCTCATTTTCACCCTTTACATTATTTATCCCACTTAGTGGACGAGATTGTTTCGATGGGCGGGATGATTTATGAACATACGAAAGCAGTCGGTGTAAATGAAGGCGAGAATATCGAGATTGAAACAGGAAATGGATGTACAGTAACCAGCGATTACCTTATTTCCTGTTCTCATTTCCCTTTTAACGATAAAAAGGGAATGTACTTTAGCCGAATGTATGCAGAACGCTCTTATGTGATCGCTATCGAACCTGAAAATAAGTGGGAAAATGGGATGTATTTATCCATTGATGATCCTAAACGTTCGATACGTTCAGCAACATTCGAGGACAAAAATGTTTTGCTGATCGGTGGTGAAAGCCACCGAACCGGAGAAGGCGCCGATATGTCTTCCCACTACAAAACACTTGAAGAGTATGCCGCGCGAACATTCGGGATCAAAAATAAGTTATTCCAATGGTCCACACAGGATTTAACCACACTAGATAAGGTTCCATATATCGGACCTATTACAACGAATAATGAACGGGTTTTTCTCGCCACAGGCTTTAGAAAATGGGGAATGACGAACAGCACTGTTGCAGGACAATTGCTTACCGATTATATTATGAATCGTGAATCAGAGTACCACTCAGTCTTTACACCATCACGGTTCAAGAGTGACCCGAGCTTGAAACGATTTCTTTCCAACAACTTAAATGTCGCCGCCCATTTAGTTGAAGGTAAGGTTGAATTAGTGGATAAAGAGCCAAAGGATTTGAAAAAAGGTGAAGGCGCCGTCATCCAGTTTGATGGCAAGCGTGCGGGAGCTTTTAAGGATGATGAAGGTGAGCTTCATCTATTGGATACGACCTGTACTCACCTGGGCTGTGAGGTAGAGTGGAACAGTGGTGAACACACATGGGATTGTCCTTGTCACGGTTCCCGTTTCTCCTATGATGGTGCTGTTATGGAGGGGCCAGCCAAACGTCCTCTTGAAAAACTTTCCTTGGAAGACACGAAAGAAACCTATATTATTCCTGATGATCCAGAGGCTTTTGAAGAATCGACTGATCACCATTAGAAAGAGCGCTTAGCGGCGCTCTTTT
This region includes:
- a CDS encoding FAD-dependent oxidoreductase; its protein translation is MHWTKPEPMWREDTKLPTFEPLKQSTSTPITIVGGGITGITTAYMLAKEGKKVTLLEADELLNGTTGHTTAKVTAQHGLIYHELIQHFGEEGAALYYQAQEDAIALMEKHINDHSIKCDWTREDAYIFATTEKGAKKIEREQKAYERLDIAGEHFEELPFDTDTTGVLRMRNQAHFHPLHYLSHLVDEIVSMGGMIYEHTKAVGVNEGENIEIETGNGCTVTSDYLISCSHFPFNDKKGMYFSRMYAERSYVIAIEPENKWENGMYLSIDDPKRSIRSATFEDKNVLLIGGESHRTGEGADMSSHYKTLEEYAARTFGIKNKLFQWSTQDLTTLDKVPYIGPITTNNERVFLATGFRKWGMTNSTVAGQLLTDYIMNRESEYHSVFTPSRFKSDPSLKRFLSNNLNVAAHLVEGKVELVDKEPKDLKKGEGAVIQFDGKRAGAFKDDEGELHLLDTTCTHLGCEVEWNSGEHTWDCPCHGSRFSYDGAVMEGPAKRPLEKLSLEDTKETYIIPDDPEAFEESTDHH
- a CDS encoding PTS sugar transporter subunit IIA, coding for MLKKLFGGNKSTEDQFVAPLTGKVVSLDDVPDPVFSQRMMGDGVAIEPADGKVVTPVAGEVVQVFPTKHAVGIKTKSGVEVLVHIGLETVSMEGEGFEGHVDAGDRVQPGDPLITFDMDLVNKKAKSTTTPVIITNFDEVIEQFEPSYHETATAGETSIMTVKTK